A window of Fusarium musae strain F31 chromosome 1, whole genome shotgun sequence genomic DNA:
TTTTTGATCATGATAGTGCTCTGTAACTAGTTCCATTGTGAGAATTGTAATTCCAGCTCAATAAAGCCATTTTGTCCTCACTATTACGACCAATTGATTTCCCtgaggaaaaaaaaaaacacaaacATCATTGTACTCCTCGGGTATCCTCAAACGTTGAATTTCAAGAAGACGCTTGTTGTGCAAGCATTGAACTAGTGGTCAACCCGCTCAGGCTGCTGGAGCAGGCGGAGCAGCAGACCGTGGGATGGCAGACTTGGGGTCGGTGGCTGGAGTATTGTTGGAGATATCGCGAGGAATGTTTGATGGGTTAGAGTGAACCCGGCAATgttccttgttcttgtgctCGGGGTGAGGTCGAGGAGTGTAGCTAAGGGGCCACGGTTAGGTAATGGGAGTCTTCAATGAGGATCGAATCGACATACTTAACGAAGGAGAGCATCCTGAAatgttgctggtgttgcCGCGTATAAGTGGTGGATTTTGTTGACTGTGCTTTAAAGTATTTCTCAACTACAACTGTTTGCTTTATGGTTATGATACTAACAATGATGAATTGGAGAAAAGGTGGGAAGCCAACGAGTATTATATAGCTGATATCATCTCTGATCAAATCAACTTACATACATTGTATTACAAAGGATTGGTTGGCCGGACCGGTTGTGCTCTGGTGACTGACTGAAAGGACTTTGAATTGCACGTGTGACCGGCATCAACTTTGAGGACAGAGCAGGGGTTCGCCAAGGACTTTGAGTTTGACTGGAGGACATGGGCACAATACTGACGTCGTACGGGTTGCCCGGACAGGGAAGTGATGGGATCTCTCAGCGGGGGTAGAGCGTGCGCATGACCCCTGGAACGAGGAGAATGAAGTGCGCTGCAGCTGGTCTAGGGGATGATCCTAGTGTGTATGTATTGTTTATGATGACTTGGGGATGGCAATCTGGCGATGGACGACGACTGATTGGGTGCGCTGAAATGGCCAGAGGCCGGCCCGGTGAATGAGTCTGTTCTATGAACTATTCCCGACTACGGAGTAGCAGGGGCACAATCTCGGCATCCTAGACAAGAGGCAAAAGAGTCTTTGTCGAGAGACTCGTCTTATAAGTGAACTTTCAAGGGGGCTGGCTATGTCTGGTTGATGCGGCGTAAATGATCCGAAGTCGCTCATCATCAGATCAGGGTTATGGTTTTACGAGATAAGGGCTCATGAGTATTTACATGCTCTCAATAACAATTGAGGTGCCCTTCCTCATGAAAGAATCCAACGCAGGCTGCCCTCATGCAAAACCACCTCGACTGACATTGTCACTGTTATCAGACCATGATCTTATAACCTTAGGTACGTACCTACTCCGGCTCATCATAAGTGGGGCCCGTGGTCTACCCACCGAAGCATCCACATGGGTCGGGCACGGTCGGCGGTCTCGGAGACGAGTGGGGAAATCTACGCCGCCTCTTTCTGCAGGCAAGATTGGCAGTCCCCACTAAACCTTCACCTTGGATGATCCACATTCTTCACCTTCCACTCACCGAATCTTCACCTCGGAGGGGCTTCAAAAAATTATTGTCTGCTTCGTTCAACACTGACGTCCAAACGTTTATACAACCACCACGCCTACTCACCAGCCTGTAAATACATAATACCCACTACCGCAATGGCAACCGCACAGCAGGCTGCGTGGAGAAAAGCTCCTACTGCAGAGGAAATTGCCAATCGTCAGGTAAACTTCAATTGAGCAATGCTAAATGCACTGTAACCTAACTTTTGCGCCCAGACTGTTGGCATTAACAAGGAAACCGTCACAAACATCACCTCGACTGATTACCCAGGCCATCACCCTGGCGAAGATCTCGCGTTCACGCTCGATCGTTTCCGCGATGCGTTTTCCGTAAAATTTCATCAGAACGATCAGTTCCTcgcctctttctctcttgtcgGACTCGACGCTTCGCTCGCAAACGCTTTTCGACGTATTCTACTTTCCGAGATCCCCACCCTCGCTATCGAGAACGTTTATATCGAAAACAACACCTCTGTCATTCAAGACGAGGTTCTCGCGCATCGTCTTGGACTCATCCCATTCAAGGGTGGTCGTGAGGGTCTGCACAACTTCCTCAAGTGGCACAAGAAGCCAGAGGCTGGCGAGGATCCTTATGCCGGCTGTTTTGACTGGAACACGGTCCGCCTCGAGCTTAACGTGACATGCACCGTCAATGAGGACGCTTCGCCCGCTGAGAACGACCCTCTCAAAGCTTACCATAACGCCCACGTTTATGCGCGCGACATCGTCTTCGTTCCTACTGGCAAGCAGGTCGAGTACTTCAGCGGCGAGGACGCCATTGTGCCCACGAACCCAGACATCTTGATTGCCAAGCTACGACCCCGACAGACCATTAATCTCGCCATGCATATGCACAAGGGAATTGGATCCGATCACGCCAAGTTCTCTCCTGTCGCAACAGCCTCGTACCGTCTGCTACCTACCATTACCATTACCAAGCCTATCCTGGGCGCTGATGCCGAAAAATTTGCCAAGTGCTTCCCCAAGGGTGTCATCGGCCTCGAAAAGGTTACGGCTAAGGAAGCTGCTCAGGCTGGTAGCGGTTATGAGGGCCAGGAGGGCGAGACTAAGGCcgtggttgttgatgcgaTGAAGGACACTGTCAGCCGAGAGGCTCTACGACACAAGGAGTTTGAGGGCAAGGTCAAACTTGGCCGAAGGCGAGATCatttcatcttctccatcgaGAGCACAGGGCAATGGGATAGCGATGAGCTTTTTCTCGAGTCAGTTAAGCACCTCAAGCTTAAGtgcaagaagcttgagcagCAAGTTATCAACATGGCGAGGTAGCCTACTACATCATAAAGAGATTTTGGGTCTTGTTTGGCGCAGTATCATAATTTTTGGGTTGATTTGTTTTCTGCGGTCTCTACGGTTAGATAAAAAGGAATGATACCATGACCACATCATAATATTTGTCACCCGTTTCCTCTCTGCTCCCTAAAAGGATACTCATCTAGTACTTTTTGAGTCGTCATCATGTACCTCTCATTCATTAATTCAACGCCTAAAGATGCCCAAAAGCCTGAACGCCCTTTGCTGACCACTTGGTCGAGAATCAAGAACTTGTCTTAAACTTGAAGTAAAAGTTGAATTCAAGGGGAAACGCTGGATCAGTGACAACAACCTGCTGTCCATCTTCGAGTCCAAGCTCTGTGAGGGACTTACTCAGGTTCGGGCGTGTCTGCTCCTCCAAGCCTGGAGGAAATTGCATGTATAGAGTCTTTCCTTCAGCACGGATCGATGGCTTCTTTAATTGCGCCTCGGGGCGAATCGCGAATGAATCGATCAACTCCTGCAGTGAGGAGTTGGGGTTGACTTCAAGAGGGCGAGCCTGGCGTCCACAGACAGGGCAGTCGTCTTTCTTCTCATGCTTGAAGGTGTATGTATAGATGCTATCATTGCCAGAGTACATCATATAGTTTGTGTCGAATCCAAGACAAGGGGCGGAGGTTGTCGCGATTTTAAAAGCTTCGTTACAGCATGCAGCGGCGATGATAGCATTGGTGGATGCAATCGCCGGaatgatgttcttgatggtTCCTTGCGTTAACGAATAGGTGACACCAGGGATGCCAAACTCTTCCGCACGAGTAAGTGCTTTTTGGAACAGCCAGGTTACGTGCTCTGGGTCGTCCTTGTCAAGCTTCGGGAATGGCTTCTCTTGCTCCCAAGCAATAACGTGGGCCCATTCAATGCAGTGCTCGGGTTGTCGTGGGATAGAGGCAATAGTGCACAGAGGAACAGCGGCGCGCGGGGCGTGCATATCCAGCTGGCACTCAATACAGGATGTCATGGATGGGAGGATGACTCGCGCCTGTCCCTTGAAGCCTTCAGTGCCACCATCAATGAGGGGCTTTATCGCATCGGGGTCTTCAGCGTCTTCGGCAATAGAAACAAGCATGGCGTTGATCCAACGGCGGGCCTCGATGCTGTCTAGGCCGCAGATTACAAGCTGGAACTGCTTGTAAAACTCCTCGTCGAAGTCCTGGATACGGTTGTTGTGGGCTGTGATGGAGACGCCCTTGACTCTCTTTTGGACGAAAGCAGCGGCAACCTCTGCTTTGTAtttgccaacatcatctttTCGGAACAAGAACTGGCGGTTGAGGTTGGAAATATCGATGGTATCTAGAGCAAGATGAGCCAGCGATCTTTAATAGAAACGACGATTCACAAACCCATGTCTATTACGTGAATGTTCCTGAATCTGGACATGGCAAGATTCTTTAGAATTTCACATCCTAGGCCTCCTGCGCCGCTGTATCACGGAAGTTAGTGAGCCGGACATTTGAGTCTCTCAAGAGAGACGACTGACATGACACTACACAAATTAGCATGGCTTTGATAGGGTGCTACATGTGTACATCAACACTCACAGAACTTTGAACGTTTCAAACTGCGCCAGAAACTCCGGCGCAGTAGCATCGGGATCGGTATAAGGTCCTGCGTTACGGCGGATTTGGTCGAGATATTTCCTTGCCTTGCGGTCAGTTGTTTGTTTGTGGTTTCAAGAGCTCCAACAGCTCCCAGCTAAAAGGTCTTACCATCGCGCGTCTTCGTAGCCGCCGGCAACTTCCTGAGCAACACTAGCCATACTGAAGATTTCAAGGACTTTgtagaacaacaacaacaagccaAATGAATGTATGAGAAAGTTTGCAGGGGATATGTAAGATCAGAAAGTGGTCCGCAGCTTGGTTACTTAAG
This region includes:
- a CDS encoding hypothetical protein (EggNog:ENOG41~BUSCO:EOG09263CLY) gives rise to the protein MATAQQAAWRKAPTAEEIANRQTVGINKETVTNITSTDYPGHHPGEDLAFTLDRFRDAFSVKFHQNDQFLASFSLVGLDASLANAFRRILLSEIPTLAIENVYIENNTSVIQDEVLAHRLGLIPFKGGREGLHNFLKWHKKPEAGEDPYAGCFDWNTVRLELNVTCTVNEDASPAENDPLKAYHNAHVYARDIVFVPTGKQVEYFSGEDAIVPTNPDILIAKLRPRQTINLAMHMHKGIGSDHAKFSPVATASYRLLPTITITKPILGADAEKFAKCFPKGVIGLEKVTAKEAAQAGSGYEGQEGETKAVVVDAMKDTVSREALRHKEFEGKVKLGRRRDHFIFSIESTGQWDSDELFLESVKHLKLKCKKLEQQVINMAR